In the Glycine max cultivar Williams 82 chromosome 19, Glycine_max_v4.0, whole genome shotgun sequence genome, GAAAAAAATACTCCAACGCCATCATTAGCCGTTTTGACTTATTgctgtctttaaaaaaaatgttgcccATTTCTTTCGAATTGTGGTGATGATGCCGATGTCCAACGGTGTGTCATTAGCAAACCACTGCAAGTATTCATAATTGTAAGTTAGTactgcaaatataaaaattcagttCCAATTGTATTGAAGTTTATGCATACCATGGACCAATCACTCTTTATGTCGCTGGCTATGATGTTCCAGATCCAATGCATTATGTAATATCCACATTCATAACAGCCGGTTTGAACGTGACTCTACATATGGAAAACATTTGAACATCGTATACATTACATAAGTTCATGACTTAACTAGACAACACTAACACATGGTACATAGCTGACTTACCTTTACTTCAATCCACTTTGGTGCAACTGCCTTAGTTTCAGGAGACAAGGTCTTCTTCAATTTTGTCATTACACTGCTTTTAAAAAACCACATCAACGCATATACAACAAAATGTCAATCAATAATGACCACTAAAGAAGGCTTGCAAAAAGTTATATGGTATGAGATAACCTATTAATTGTAGCTTTGATATGCATATCAGGTTTCCTACGCAAAGAACAGAACCAAACAACAACATGTTGCCTAGGACACAAAATTATGAGTTGCCAATGTTCCCTGCATGTCATTCACATTAGATACGTATACACCCAAACATCATTTGAAGTATGTTTGTTAAATAGCACTTACTGATGGAAGTAAGGTCCAATGTACACCTCTCGGTCAGATTCCTTAAGCCATCTTTCAAGATATTGTTCGCATTCGCTGCGTCTATCCTTTGAACAAACCAACGACTGTGGCTCAAGGAATGCATACATGAAACCTTGACTGAATATCTGACTCCACTCATGAATATACCTATTCACATGATTTGAAAGTATTGTAGTGGATCATGATATTGAATGAATGAGGAATGAGTTATATGAAGGAATTCACTTACATTAACCATAATTGTATGACAGATATGTTCAGACTTTTGTCTCCTGCTATTATTTCAATAACAtctgaatatgtgatgaatatCGATGTAGATGCATCTTCAATTCCAAGAAATCTCCCATCAAAGCTGATTTGAAGTGGCTTGTCGTAAAGATCGAAACTGTACTTCATCAATTCACGCAACGGATCATCTGCGTCCACATTAGCCGGCTTCGGCACATGTGCATCCTCGTTGTGTGGAATACGTTGTGGATGCTACATGGTTAATGAAAGTGGGTGAGTATTTGTACTGTAATCTATGAATGTTTTACTTTACGTATGTCAAATGAAACATGTTACCTCATCTAATACAGCTTTCACAAGGTGTGTGGGCCAAGCTACAAATGTATTGACGGCCTGCTTCACATATTGTATTTCTGAGGTGGCATAGGGGACCTCAGCCTCAGGATCAATAACTGTTTCTACACTTACCCTGACAACATCATCTGCATATGCCACTGTGTGTATGATTGAATCCCCCTCCATTATTTTCCCCATGGCCACCAACCTTAAATGAACCATAAACAAAGCTTTTTTTAGTgcatataaaacaaaaactaaaccatgaacaaaacacaaaccaaacccaacaattacagctgcaagaaaaaacaaaactccGATTCAATTGTAAGTAAGGTAATATTTCTACAAACCTTTGTGTACCATCGTTACGCTGCACAAACAGTCCCATCAATGGTATGGCATCAGCATCCTGTTCTTGTGAAGCCTGCGCATTGGTAACAGCATTACTTCCCTGTGTGCTGACACGCgcacctagttgttgtatgtccGGCTGAATTTGGAGTGCCTCTTGGGATCCTTTATTTGACAACTCTTTTTTAATAGCCTCTTTCAATGCATTGGTCATTATTTCCAAGGtccttttattttcctcttCTAGCTGAGTCCTCAATTCTTCCTTAATTTGACTCCTCAATTCTTCCCTAATCTGGCCAGTCATGTCTTCCCTAAGCCTTGCAACAACTTCATCTAGTTGTTGTTGGCTGATGGACGTGGACGAGCTGCTGCATGTCCTTGATGCCCTTCCGTAGTACTGAGTAATAGTGACACCTGAGCCTGCTGCCCAAACGCGACCCCCATGGTCAGGTCGTCCAATGGCAGTGTTCAGTATGTCTTGCCGACCATGGGGTACAAACGAACCCTGCGTTACCTGCTCTTCTAAGGAGTCCTACACAAAACAAGTGACAGAAAAATACACAACGTGCAGTCATTTTCATTACAAAATACTTAAACATATGAACATTGCAACATATTGGTGaacttactattttatctgCAATTTCCTGTGCAGAGTCAGATGTCATATTGCCAACAGCCCTGGTCCGAGCAACCTTCCACTTAACATGCCTTTTTATTGGGGATGGGGGTTCATCAACACTTGCTGGATTTTCACTCAACAATGCTTCCTCTTGTATCCTTTTTCGTTTCTGGTCTAACAATTTCTTCTCAAGCAAATCATATCCCCCACGTGAAAGTACGTGAGGGCAGTCGTTGTGTTTTTGAATTGATTGTGCTCGTTTCCTAATACCCTGTAATGTGACATACATAATTGTGgagatttttttgaaattaaaataatcaaattggcaaaaaaatattcatttgaaGTTACCATAAACAGATTCAACTAACCTCCCAGTTAGGTGTCAGGCGGGTTTCTTCAAATTGTTTCCACGCTTCAGGATCTAGTCcatattttgtcacaacatccTGTGTTTGTTGACCTTCAGTCTTAGCAAACACAAATTTGCTAGTCAATGTGGACTTAAATTGCCGCCATCTCGTCGCTACTGTTGACATAACCTTCGTCTTCACCTTCGTAGCTTCTGCGATATCAAACTTTGCCTACATAACCAGGTGTCAAAATTTGTGGAAAAAGGCAGCCAAATGTATATCATTATACAATACTAGCAATCAACAATTTAATGACAATGTTCTGCCATAATACCCCAAGTAAAGCAAAAGCATCCAATCAGCATATAATGTAAGTTTACCATGCAGTCACagccatcaaatttaatatccaaattgaacaaataataaatgaaaaaaaatattgtgacaCTCACTAATAACAGTTATTGCCTTAAAGTATGAATTCCTAGAAAAACTTCTTTTCATGGTTTGTTAAGAACATGCTTCAGCCTTCGCACAATTTGAGTTTTTATCAATGATGTTATTGATAATTCTTAAGTAATTTGAAATCATTACTAAAACATTGATTTCTCATGTTTTCTGTACAGTAGTTAAAACAACAGAGTAATAATCAAAACTTATGGCATACGCAGATTATTCactaataaaacaaaagaaaagtcgGTGCAGGTGATTAGTGAATTCATCTTCCAACTATGCAGATAGTATTTGCTGTTTTCCAAAATTTGGGTGCTAGAATTTCATGGTTCAATCACAAATTACCTTTATGCTGATGTTGTTATCACAAATTACCAACTAtgcattataattaatttgtggacatcataccacctatttaaCACCTAACATCTAATTAAATATTGAGATAcatggttaaaaaatataaatataataaactatatgatgtgatagaagaagaaacaaaatatagtcAAAGtgtttaaaatagaagaatacctaccttttattacaaatttaataaaatatgaagagGTATTTATCTCTCACAAGGCGACAAAAAAGGTCTGAATGTATGCTGTAAGAGGTATTTACGTTTGGTGCCTAATTATCTCCGAAGAAACAtgtcttaaattaattcaaaatcttagGTAAAATAAGCCAAGAAATTGAcacataaaaaaaccaaaagctGGTAATAGAATTGCAAAAAAAAGGACCAGTAGTGCTAgtattgaaaatttgatttcagCTATGTACAAACAGGTTATTCAACCAAGAAGCAATGTGCCCTTCAATCCAAAAACTTCCTAAAAATGAATCTGAAATCCACAAATAATGCACTAACAACAAATCTACACATTTTGCAAGCAAGGAAAGTTCACAAGCCTAGGCATCATGACTCCAATCAAATGTCTCAGCAATTAACTTCAAACCAGATAAGCTTAGTAGCAACAGAATTAAAATTCTTTGAATTCGAAGCAGAAACCCCATCCTGTTTCGAAGTAGTCTCACTCTGACCTAAAATGTGGAATATCTTCCACTCCCAAACCTGCTGGAGCTACCAGATACTTGTTCAGCTGAATTAGAACTATGTTCCGTCCCATCAACATCTCTAAGAAATTCAGGCTCCTTAGTGGTAACCATGAAGTCCATCAAGTTGCGGCTGAACCCCAAATCAGAATACACCCTCAAGGCATCCTAGATATGAAAATAGATACTACTAGATATAGCAGTGGCAGaacattaaaaaaactgatataTTGAATAATATCACAATAAAGCACCCATATATATGTTCATATCCTCTACTGTCAAATCAGACAAAGAACTCATATGACTGTGGCTCATTCCTTATGCAGTAGCCATAAAGCCAAATGAAACAAGCTAAGACTAAGGCCTAAAGTGTTTGCTAGGTCCAACAAGCTCATNNNNNNNNNNNNNNNNNNNNNNNNNNNNNNNNNNNNNNNNNNNNNNNNNNNNNNNNNNNNNNNNNNNNNNNNNNNNNNNNNNNNNNNNNNNNNNNNNNNNNNNNNNNNNNNNNNNNNNNNNNNNNNNNNNNNNNNNNNNNNNNNNNNNNNNNNNNNNNNNNNNNNNNNNNNNNNNNNNNNNNNNNNNNNNNNNNNNNNNNNNNNNNNNNNNNNNNNNNNNNNNNNNNNNNNNNNNNNNNNNNNNNNNNNNNNNNNNNNNNNNNNNNNNNNNNNNNNNNNNNNNNNNNNNNNNNNNNNNNNNNNNNNNNNNNNNNNNNNNNNNNNNNNNNNNNNNNNNNNNNNNNNNNNNNNNNNNNNNNNNNNNNNNNNNNNNNNNNNNNNNNNNNNNNNNNNNNNNNNNNNNNNNNNNNNNNNNNNNNNNNNNNNNNNNNNNNNNNNNNNNNNNNNNNNNNNNNNNNNNNNNNNNNNNNNNNNNNNNNNNNNNNNNNNNNNNNNNNNNNNNNNNNNNNNNNNNNNNNNNNNNNNNNNNNNNNNNNNNNNNNNNNNNNNNNNNNNNNNNNNNNNNNNNNNNNNNNNNNNNNNNNNNNNNNNNNNNNNNNNNNNNNNNNNNNNNNNNNNNNNNNNNNNNNNNNNNNNNNNNNNNNNNNNNNNNNNNNNNNNNNNNNNNNNNNNNNNNNNNNNNNNNNNNNNNNNNNNNNNNNNNNNNNNNNNNNNNNNNNNNNNNNNNNNNNNNNNNNNNNNNNNNNNNNNNNNNNNNNNNNNNNNNNNNNNNNNNNNNNNNNNNNNNNNNNNNNNNNNNNNNNNNNNNNNNNNNNNNNNNNNNNNNNNNNNNNNNNNNNNNNNNNNNNNNNNNNNNNNNNNNNNNNNNNNNNNNNNNNNNNNNNNNNNNNNNNNNNNNNNNNNNNNNNNNNNNNNNNNNNNNNNNNNNNNNNNNNNNNNNNNNNNNNNNNNNNNNNNNNNNNNNNNNNNNNNNNNNNNNNNNNNNNNNNNNNNNNNNNNNNNNNNNNNNNNNNNNNNNNNNNNNNNNNNNNNNNNNNNNNNNNNNNNNNNNNNNNNNNNNNNNNNNNNNNNNNNNNNNNNNNNNNNNNNNNNNNNNNNNNNNNNNNNNNNNNNNNNNNNNNNNNNNNNNNNNNNNNNNNNNNNNNNNNNNNNNNNNNNNNNNNNNNNNNNNNNNNNNNNNNNNNNNNNNNNNNNNNNNNNNNNNNNNNNNNNNNNNNNNNNNNNNNNNNNNNNNNNNNNNNNNNNNNNNNNNNNNNNNNNNNNNNNNNNNNNNNNNNNNNNNNNNNNNNNNNNNNNNNNNNNNNNNNNNNNNNNNNNNNNNNNNNNNNNNNNNNNNNNNNNNNNNNNNNNNNNNNNNNNNNNNNNNNNNNNNNNNNNNNNNNNNNNNNNNNNNNNNNNNNNNNNNNNNNNNNNNNNNNNNNNNNNNNNNNNNNNNNNNNNNNNNNNNNNNNNNNNNNNNNNNNNNNNNNNNNNNNNNNNNNNNNNNNNNNNNNNNNNNNNNNNNNNNNNNNNNNNNNNNNNNNNNNNNNNNNNNNNNNNNNNNNNNNNNNNNNNNNNN is a window encoding:
- the LOC102666945 gene encoding uncharacterized protein, which produces MKYSFDLYDKPLQISFDGRFLGIEDASTSIFITYSDVIEIIAGDKSLNISVIQLWLMYIHEWSQIFSQGFMYAFLEPQSLVCSKDRRSECEQYLERWLKESDREVYIGPYFHQEHWQLIILCPRQHVVVWFCSLRRKPDMHIKATINSVMTKLKKTLSPETKAVAPKWIEVKSHVQTGCYECGYYIMHWIWNIIASDIKSDWSMWFANDTPLDIGIITTIRKKWATFFLKTAISQNG
- the LOC121174103 gene encoding probable inactive protein kinase DDB_G0270444; amino-acid sequence: MTGQIREELRSQIKEELRTQLEEENKRTLEIMTNALKEAIKKELSNKGSQEALQIQPDIQQLGARVSTQGSNAVTNAQASQEQDADAIPLMGLFVQRNDGTQRLVAMGKIMEGDSIIHTVAYADDVVRVSVETVIDPEAEVPYATSEIQYVKQAVNTFVAWPTHLVKAVLDEVTCFI
- the LOC121174188 gene encoding uncharacterized protein — its product is MSTVATRWRQFKSTLTSKFVFAKTEGQQTQDVVTKYGLDPEAWKQFEETRLTPNWEGIRKRAQSIQKHNDCPHVLSRGGYDLLEKKLLDQKRKRIQEEALLSENPASVDEPPSPIKRHVKWKVARTRAVGNMTSDSAQEIADKIDSLEEQVTQGSFVPHGRQDILNTAIGRPDHGGRVWAAGSGHQGHAAARPRPSANNN